A genomic segment from Lutzomyia longipalpis isolate SR_M1_2022 chromosome 3, ASM2433408v1 encodes:
- the LOC129793053 gene encoding uncharacterized protein LOC129793053, with product MSLVQRERILNTIEKVEAFSTGLSAADTTYIERNLVQSQLNTLIDLQAKFDSIQDTVIGLKSGQEKDDEISYKATTATRCSRIIQELTSLLSYYPKEDPTVDMSPSGTLCHLMKEMIQQNNKFLAKLTLNASTPPPLDSRSIRLPQIELPKFSGKYSEWVPFKDRFRACIANLPNLSKVQKLEYLKSSLSGDAASTIGYLPTTESNFDVAWELLKNRFERKSEIVAEHIRAFYNMPAVSPSDPNALQRITNILSESLLAMDAINVTGRDPWLIQFTLDKLDSESRVLWGRQCGNETPTMREFRAFLNQRCLDATHAATAPTRSNPRPNSSNAKPAKNTKRPVNAFHTTAATSICQCCNQSAHPLYKCPQFLAQNAVERFETVKKLSLCRNCLAPHLTSTCTFRKCKKCQGRHNILLHEKFAGESAATPPAQTTAPAALNPAPTAPQPAPTPGPSSANQPAAYTASVQSQQALYSGPRVFLATAMVDVLTATGEKVSCRAILDSGAQICIMTTHLYQKLKLPKMHSDISVVGIGNQANPVKHKVTVTIFSQRGDDSFSFTCYVLPKISGNIPNWDVDTHAIQPPSHIPLADPEWNIPRPVDLLISGDPYWASWLSNTISLGTGLPHLRETCHGYVIVGEHQPPPQVRYVHHVKALPVLEEVLSKFWEIEELPEEVPITDQQLQAEEHFSQTYQRDEEGRFIVSLPFRIQPDVLGNSRPQAVRQFLALERQFDKKPQYKKLYTEVMNDYMDRKWLEPVPVEELNAPNYYMPHHGVMKESSTTTKLRVVCNASAKSSSGYSLNELLLIGPTVQPELVIILLRFRLYQFAMTADITKMYPQLRIDPPGANRQRVVWRSSKDQPIRDYRFVRVCFGVASSPFLATRALIQLANDYEAEFPLAAKALRSNFYVDDCLVSVKSLEEAQELQRQLIEVLRRGGFSLTKWTSNHKDLRPEETGEIYAGIFSAADYITMALGHTWDSIVDQIKFQAPVDASMEIKSKRSLASAIAQLYDPLGLIGPVVVEAKIMLQTLHELKLGWDEAVPSDIQTQWKSFIKALQDIKRMSIPRWTSIFSHPSRTELHVFCDASTRAYGAAVYIVTSYEGNYHSSLFLSKSRVAPLKRRTIPQLELCAAVLGVETIDKYKEAAEFDAIHYWSDSTVVLHWINSPPDSYKVFVANRIKRIRALTEVPQWRHVSTGENPADLVSRGASPSELKSTDLWWKGPEWLQRPSNSWPAPFNPSGQPVDPEGACFVTTTSDESDDLFDMLLLKHSSLPKIQRIVAYCFRFRSSRQNPQVTPGSAVGADEMERALLCLIRNDQKTALPELYRDLQNNQPLSRKCKSFLKLTPFMDQDELIRCVKCYRAKPKPLDQLMGNLPESRVNYVRPFHSVGIDFAGPIQMLSSATRGAHSRRTGTQKAYIAIFVCMATKAVHLEVVTSLSTEDFIATLRCFTARKGTPRHIYSDCGKNFQGAANEIVRLFNQETAQQEIVNRTQEDGIVWHFNPPASPHHGGLWEAVVKSTKYHLVRATGGLPLTHAELNTILCQIEMVLNSRPICMLSTDPNEESFLTPGHFYLGEPANALPNPDVTHLPENRQSYWQLCQSRSQIFAKKWRHQYLNTLQQRRRWQHLRRNLKEGDVVLLYDDTNRESSKWLLGRIISTTPGTDGLVRVVSVRTKKGTYQRPITKIAVLPIRDNEDAPREVPEEVPEGSH from the exons ATGAGTCTTGTACAGAGAGAGCGTATCCTCAACACCATTGAGAAGGTGGAAGCCTTCTCCACTGGCCTGAGTGCAGCGGACACCACTTACATTGAGCGCAACTTGGTACAATCACAGCTCAATACGTTGATCGATCTTCAAGCGAAGTTCGACAGTATTCAGGACACTGTCATAGGCCTGAAGTCGGGTCAAGAGAAGGACGATGAGATCTCCTACAAGGCAACCACCGCTACAAGATGCTCAAGGATCATTCAGGAGCTTACCAGCCTGTTGAGTTACTACCCGAAGGAAGACCCAACTGTCGATATGTCGCCTTCTGGAACGTTGTGCCACCTGATGAAAGAAATGATCCAACAAAACAACAAGTTTCTGGCCAAGCTCACCCTAAACGCAAGTACTCCTCCGCCCTTAGATAGTCGCTCAATTAGACTCCCTCAAATAGAACTGCCcaaattttctggaaaataCTCTGAGTGGGTTCCATTCAAAGATCGATTCAGAGCTTGTATTGCAAATCTCCCAAATTTGTCAAAAGTTCAAAAACTCGAATACCTAAAGTCTTCTCTGAGTGGAGATGCCGCTTCCACAATTGGCTATCTTCCCACTACAGAGAGCAATTTCGATGTAGCTTGGGAGCTTTTGAAGAATCGATTTGAGAGAAAGTCAGAAATTGTTGCTGAGCATATCCGTGCCTTTTATAATATGCCAGCAGTCTCTCCCTCTGACCCCAATGCCCTCCAACGCATCACAAACATTCTCTCTGAATCCCTGTTAGCCATGGACGCCATTAATGTCACAGGTCGTGACCCATGGTTAATTCAATTCACTTTGGACAAATTGGATTCAGAGTCGCGGGTGCTGTGGGGCAGGCAGTGTGGAAATGAAACTCCCACCATGCGGGAGTTCCGTGCGTTCCTCAACCAAAGATGCCTGGATGCCACACATGCTGCTACTGCTCCCACAAGGTCCAATCCACGACCCAATTCTTCCAATGCTAAACCCGCCAAGAACACCAAGAGACCCGTGAATGCGTTCCACACAACAGCAGCAACATCCATCTGCCAATGTTGCAACCAATCTGCTCACCCACTGTACAAGTGTCCTCAATTCCTTGCACAGAACGCGGTTGAGAGATTCGAGACAGTGAAGAAGCTCAGTTTATGTCGTAACTGTCTTGCCCCACACCTCACGAGCACTTGTACATTCCGCAAGTGTAAGAAGTGCCAAGGCCGGCACAATATATTGCTACATGAGAAGTTCGCAGGTGAATCTGCTGCCACCCCGCCGGCTCAGACTACAGCGCCTGCGGCCCTCAATCCAGCACCAACTGCCCCTCAGCCTGCGCCAACTCCAGGACCGTCATCAGCCAACCAACCTGCTGCATACACCGCATCAGTCCAATCTCAACAAGCTCTTTACTCTGGCCCAAGAGTTTTTCTTGCCACAGCCATGGTGGATGTGCTCACTGCCACCGGGGAGAAGGTTTCGTGCCGTGCAATCCTCGACAGTGGAGCCCAGATTTGCATCATGACTACCCACTTGTACCAGAAGTTGAAGCTCCCGAAGATGCATTCAGATATTTCCGTCGTTGGCATAGGCAATCAGGCAAATCCAGTGAAGCACAAAGTCACTGTTACCATTTTCTCACAACGAGGCGATGATTCCTTCTCCTTCACCTGCTATGTACTCCCCAAGATCTCAGGCAATATTCCCAACTGGGATGTTGATACCCATGCAATCCAGCCTCCATCTCACATCCCACTCGCTGATCCAGAATGGAATATTCCTCGCCCTGTCGACCTGCTGATCAGTGGCGATCCTTACTGGGCCAGTTGGTTGTCCAACACTATCTCTCTAGGCACTGGTCTTCCACACCTCCGGGAGACTTGCCATGGCTATGTTATTGTGGGTGAACACCAACCTCCTCCACAGGTTCGGTATGTCCACCACGTCAAAGCCCTTCCCGTGCTGGAGGAAGTGTTGAgcaaattttgggaaattgaGGAGCTACCTGAAGAAGTGCCCATCACAGATCAACAGTTACAAGCAGAAGAACATTTTTCCCAAACCTACCAAAGGGACGAAGAAGGAAGATTCATTGTGAGCTTACCATTCAGGATCCAACCTGATGTTTTGGGAAACTCCCGTCCACAGGCCGTGCGACAATTCCTGGCGTTGGAACGTCAGTTTGATAAAAAACCCCAGTACAAGAAGTTGTATACCGAAGTGATGAATGACTACATGGACCGCAAATGGCTAGAGCCAGTCCCTGTTGAAGAACTCAATGCTCCGAATTACTACATGCCTCATCATGGGGTCATGAAGGAATCCAGCACTACGACTAAATTAAGAGTCGTGTGCAATGCCTCAGCCAAGTCATCTTCAGGTTACAGCTTGAATGAACTGCTACTCATAGGCCCCACAGTTCAGCCAGAATTAGTCATCATTTTGTTAAGGTTCCGCCTATACCAATTTGCTATGACGGCTGACATTACCAAGATGTATCCGCAGCTGAGAATTGATCCTCCGGGTGCCAATCGCCAGAGAGTGGTATGGAGAAGTTCTAAGGATCAACCAATCAGAGATTATCGCTTCGTACGAGTTTGTTTCGGTGTAGCATCGTCTCCATTCTTAGCCACACGCGCACTGATTCAGCTTGCCAATGATTACGAGGCGGAATTCCCATTGGCTGCCAAAGCCCTGCGATCCAACTTTTACGTCGACGACTGCCTAGTCTCAGTGAAATCACTTGAGGAAGCACAGGAACTTCAGAGGCAGCTTATAGAAGTACTTCGTCGtggaggattttctttgaCCAAATGGACAAGCAACCATAAGGACCTACGTCCTGAAGAAACCGGCGAGATTTATGCTGGAATATTTTCCGCGGCTGATTACATTACAATGGCGCTTGGTCACACTTGGGACTCCATTGTGGACCAAATCAAATTCCAGGCTCCTGTTGATGCCTCAATGGAGATTAAGTCGAAGAGATCCTTGGCCTCGGCCATTGCCCAACTCTATGATCCTCTTGGATTAATAGGCCCAGTCGTCGTTGAAGCTAAAATCATGCTCCAAACCTTGCATGAACTCAAGTTGGGATGGGATGAAGCTGTGCCTTCAGACATTCAAACCCAATGGAAATCATTTATCAAAGCGCTGCAGGATATTAAACGTATGTCCATTCCTCGATGGACttccattttttctcaccCTTCACGCACTGAACTTCACGTCTTTTGTGATGCCAGCACTCGTGCCTATGGAGCAGCTGTCTACATCGTGACCAGTTATGAGGGGAACTATCATTCAAGTTTATTCTTATCCAAATCTCGAGTAGCCCCCCTGAAACGACGCACCATCCCACAGTTGGAACTATGCGCCGCAGTACTGGGTGTTGAGACCATTGATAAGTACAAGGAGGCTGCTGAATTTGATGCTATTCACTATTGGAGTGACTCAACCGTTGTTCTGCATTGGATCAATAGTCCTCCAGATTCTTACAAGGTTTTCGTCGCCAATCGTATCAAGCGCATTCGTGCTTTGACTGAAGTCCCACAATGGCGTCATGTTAGCACTGGGGAGAATCCTGCGGATTTGGTATCCCGGGGAGCCTCACCATCAGAGTTAAAGTCCACTGACCTTTGGTGGAAGGGTCCCGAGTGGCTGCAACGCCCATCAAATTCTTGGCCGGCTCCGTTCAACCCATCAGGTCAACCAGTAGACCCAGAAGGAGCTTGCTTCGTCACCACGACTTCAGATGAATCCGACGATTTATTCGATATGCTTTTGCTCAAGCATTCTTCTTTACCCAAAATCCAGCGCATTGTTGCCTATTGTTTTCGTTTCCGCAGCTCAAGACAAAATCCTCAAGTTACGCCAGGCAGTGCAGTTGGAGCAGATGAGATGGAAAGAGCACTACTTTGCCTTATCAGGAATGATCAGAAGACAGCCCTACCCGAACTGTACAGAGATTTGCAGAACAATCAGCCATTATCTCGCAAGTGCAAGTCATTCTTGAAACTCACCCCCTTCATGGATCAGGATGAACTCATCAGA TGTGTGAAGTGCTATCGCGCAAAACCCAAACCTCTTGATCAACTCATGGGGAATTTGCCGGAATCTCGTGTGAATTATGTTAGGCCCTTCCATTCCGTTGGTATAGACTTCGCGGGACCCATTCAGATGCTATCTTCGGCCACCCGGGGAGCTCACTCTAGAAGAACGGGAACTCAGAAGGCCTACATTGCTATCTTTGTGTGCATGGCTACCAAAGCCGTACACCTGGAGGTCGTTACCTCGCTCTCCACGGAAGATTTCATTGCTACATTGAGATGTTTCACTGCAAGAAAAGGCACACCCAGACACATCTATTCCGACTGTGGGAAGAACTTTCAAGGAGCTGCAAATGAAATTGTCCGCCTATTCAATCAAGAGACCGCACAACAGGAAATTGTGAATCGCACTCAGGAAGATGGGATAGTGTGGCACTTCAATCCACCCGCATCTCCACATCACGGTGGATTGTGGGAGGCGGTTGTGAAAAGCACCAAATATCACCTTGTGCGTGCCACTGGTGGTCTCCCTCTAACACATGCAGAGTTGAATACCATTCTCTGTCAAATAGAAATGGTTCTGAATAGCAGACCCATATGTATGTTATCTACAGACCCAAATGAAGAAAGTTTCCTTACCCCCGGACACTTCTACCTTGGTGAACCAGCCAATGCCTTACCCAATCCCGACGTTACCCATCTGCCGGAGAATCGTCAATCTTATTGGCAACTTTGTCAATCACGCAGCCAGATTTTTGCGAAGAAATGGAGGCACCAATACCTCAATACACTTCAACAGAGACGCCGCTGGCAACATCTTCGCAGGAATCTCAAGGAAGGGGACGTGGTTCTCCTTTATGACGATACCAATCGAGAATCTTCCAAGTGGTTGCTTGGCAGGATTATTTCAACTACTCCGGGGACGGATGGATTGGTTCGTGTGGTGTCAGTGCGAACAAAGAAAGGTACTTACCAGCGTCCTATCACAAAAATCGCCGTATTGCCCATCAGGGACAATGAGGATGCTCCACGAGAGGTTCCAGAGGAGGTTCCCGAAGGATCACACTAG